The following is a genomic window from Candidatus Sericytochromatia bacterium.
GCAGGGCCTCGACCGCCTCCGTGTAGGTGATGCGCTGAAACGCCAGGGCGCGCAGGGCTGCCGTGTCGCGCCCGAAATGGCTGCGCAATTCCTGTTCGCAGGTGGCGAGGACTTCGCCCACTGCTGCCTGGACGATGCCCGTCAGGTGGCCGATCAGCTCGTCGAGGTTGCCCAGGTGCTCGATCTCGAACAGGGCGAACTGGCACAGGTGGCGGTCATCGGCCTCGGGCTCCATCCGGAAGCTCTGGATTTCCGCGTAGACCTTGCCCAGCACCGGCGTGATCAGTTCCAGGTAGAGCTGGTCGCTCTGTGCCAGGTAGGCCGGTTTGCCGAAATAATCGACCTTGAAGAGGGTGTCGACATTCTCGCAGGCGCCGGTCACACCGACGATTTCAGGCACGTTGTGGACGCCGATGAAACCCTGCGATTCGACGTAGCGACGGGCCCCACGGAACATCGCGGCCCAGATGCGGATCAGGGCGGCGCGGCGCGGCGAGCAGGGCTCCAGCGAGTTTTCAGGGCGGGCGACAG
Proteins encoded in this region:
- a CDS encoding amino acid--tRNA ligase-related protein; amino-acid sequence: MTATLPLPVARPENSLEPCSPRRAALIRIWAAMFRGARRYVESQGFIGVHNVPEIVGVTGACENVDTLFKVDYFGKPAYLAQSDQLYLELITPVLGKVYAEIQSFRMEPEADDRHLCQFALFEIEHLGNLDELIGHLTGIVQAAVGEVLATCEQELRSHFGRDTAALRALAFQRITYTEAVEALQADFPGLAWGDDLKANHERRLTEIYGPCFLTHYPLPIKFFNMKQNAEDPRVVNSTDMLLPFSGESAGAAEREHDHATIERRLKTSAMYERLIALGGKDEDFAWYLDAHKDREIPLHSGAGVGMARVAQFILGVSDIREAVPFLINRDNLL